Within the Pseudomonas putida genome, the region TATCGAGGCTGATGGGCACAACGGCTTTGGCCAGCGCACCGAAGGGTTCTGGGAATACCCGGTGCGCTTGCCGTTCCTGATCCGGGCGATTGCCCTGCCGGTGCGGGTGGAGGGGCGGCTGGTGGGCAGCATCGCGCTGCACTGGCCGCTGGACCTGGCACCGGTGGAGCGGGTGCAGAGCTTGCACCTGAACAGCTTGGCGGCGACGGTGGGGCAGGTACAGCACGCGTTGCTGAACTGAGGCGGCTGTTCCGGCCTCACCGCCGGCAAGCTGGCCTCATCGCCGGCAAGCCGGCCACAGGGACCTGGGCTGGGTTCAGGAATCTGGACACCCATCCAATGCCCTGGGCAGTCCAGGTACAGCACAGAGCTCAAGCACTGCGCGGTCCCTGTGGGAGCCGGCTTGCCGGCGATGAGGCCAGTGAAAACAGTGCAAACAGTTGCCCCAAAGCGGCGTTTGCAGCTATGCCTACTGTTGCCCCCCAAACAAGGTCCCAAGCTAATGTTGGTCGTCGAAAACCTGCGCAAGTCATTCGCCACCGCCCAAGGCCCTCTGGAGGTGCTGCGCGGGGTGGACCTGTCGCTGGACCGTGGCAGCAGCCTGGCCCTGATGGGCGAGTCGGGCAGCGGCAAGAGCACCTTGCTGCACCTGCTGGCGGGCCTGGACCGCGCCGACAGCGGGCGCATCCTGATCGATGGCCAACCACTGGACAACCGCGGCGAAGCGGCCTTGGCACGCTGGCGGCGCGAGAGCATCGGCCTGGTGTTCCAGCAGTACAACCTCATCAGCAGCCTGGACGTGGCGGCCAACCTGGCCTTCCAAGCGCGCCTGGCGGGGCGCCATGACCCGGCCTGGGTGACCCACTTGGCCCGCCGGTTGGGGCTGGCCCCATTGCTGCAACGCTACCCGGAGCAACTGTCTGGCGGGCAGCAGCAGCGCGTTGCCATCGGCCGCGCGCTGGCCAGCCGGCCGTTACTTCTGCTGGCTGACGAGCCCACCGGCAGCCTTGACGAGGCCAGCAGCGATGAAGTGTTGGCGCTGCTGCTGCAACTGGTGAACGAGGCGGGTAGCAGCGTGCTGATGGTGACCCACAGCCAGCGCCTGGCCGCCAGGCTGCAGCGCCGCTGCATGCTGCAGATGGGCCGGGTGCAGGGGTGATGATCAGTTTGCGGACCACCTTGCAGGCCCTGTGCAGCCATTGGTGGCGCCACCGGCTGCAGTGCATCAGCATCTTCACCGGGCTGTGGCTGGCCACGGCGCTGTGGAGCGGCGTTCAGGCGCTCAACACCCAGGCCCGTAACGACTACGCACAAGCCAGTGCGGTGCTTGCCGGGCCTGCCCGCCCACAACTGGTAGCACGCTCGGGGCAGCGTTTCGACCAGGCGTTGTATGTGCAATTGCGCAGGCTGGGCTGGCCGGTGACGCCCGTGCTGGAAGGGCGCCTGCGCCTGGCGGGGCAGCAGCAGGTCGCGTTGCGGCTGATCGGCATCGAGCCGCTTGGCCTGTTGCCGGGCATGGCCGTGGCCGGTGCCGATGTGCAGAATTTTGACTTACAGGCGTTCGTGGGCACGCCGGGGCAAGCGTGGGTAGGCCCGGACACGCTGCGCCAGCTGGGCCGCCAGCCCGGCGATCAGGTCAGCACGGTGGACGGGCAGGTACTGCCGCCGCTTACCTTGCACGCGCAGCTGGCACCGGGTGTAGTGGTGGTCGACATCGGCCAGGCGCAGGCCTTGCTCGATGCCCCCGGGCAATTGTCGTGGCTGCTCAGCGACAGTGACCGGCCACTGCCGAGTGACATCGCGGCCAGCCTGAAGCTGCAGCCGCCCGGCGACGATGCCGACCTGCAGCGGCTGACCGCCAGCTTTCACCTGAACCTCACCGCCCTCGGCCTGCTGGCCTTCGTGGTGGGGTTATTCATTGCCCATGCTGCCATCGGGCTAGCGCTGGAGCAGCGCCGCGGGTTGATCCGCACCTTGCGCGCATGCGGTGTGAGCCTGAAGGTGCTGTTGACAGCGCTCGCCTTGGAGCTGGGGTTGTTTGCGCTGCTGGGTGGTGTGGCGGGCGTGGCTGCAGGCTACCTGCTGGCCGCGCTGATGCTGCCTGATTTCGCCTCCAGCCTGCGCGGGCTTTATGGGGCCCAGGTGGCAGGGCAATTGCACTTGCCGGCGCACTGGTGGCTGGCAGGCATTGCCGTCAGCTTGTTCGGCGCACTGCTGGCGGGGCTCGACAGCCTGCTGCGTGCGGCGCGTCTGCCATTGCTGGCCTTGGCGCAGCCCCAGGCCTGGCGCCTGGCGCAAGTGCCTTGGTTGCGGCGCCAGGGTGGCGCTGGCGCCGTGCTGCTGATGGTGGCGGCGGGCTGCGGCTACCTGGGTCAGGGGCTGCCCAGTGCGTTTGGCATGCTGGCCGCTTTGCTGCTGGCGGCGGCGCTGTTGTTGCCGGGGTTGCTGGCGCTTTTGCTCGGCGGCCTGGCGCGGGTGTGCAAGCGCCCGCTGGCGCAGTGGTTCGTTGCCGACAGCCGCCAGCAACTGCCGGCCTTGAGCTTGGCACTGATGGCGCTGTTGCTGGCCTTGGCCGCCAGTGTCGGGGTCGGCGGCATGACCGAAGGCTTTCGCCGCACCTTCATCGGCTGGCTGGACCAGCGCCTGGCCGCCGATGTGTACGTCACGCCCCGCGACAGCGCGCAGGCGCAGCAGATCTACGCGCGCTTGCGGGCAGACCGTACCGTCAGCGCGGTGCTGCCCAGCTGGCGGGTGGACTGGCGCCTGCAGCAGTGGCCGGTGCAGGTACAGGGGGTGGATGATCACCGCTTCTACCGTCAGCACTGGCCATTGCTGCAGCAGGCGCCGGGCGCCTGGCAGGCGCTGGCCGACGGCCGTGGTGCGATGCTCAGCGAGCAGCTGGCCCGTCGCCTTGGCCTGGCTGTAGGGCAGGCCCTGCAGTTGCCTGGCGAGCCACCGCAGGCCATGGCCGTGGTGGGCATTTATGCCGACTATGGCAACCCCAAGGGCCATGTGCTGGTCAACGCTGACTGGTTGCGCAGGCATGCACCAGCGGCCAGCCTGGCCGGCTTGAGCCTGCTGGTACCGCCTGAACGGGTAGCTGCACTGAAGGATGAACTGCAACAACGCTATGCCCTGGATGACAATCAGGTGGTGGAGCAGGCCCGCCTCAAAGCCTGGTCGAGCGAGGTGTTCAGCCGCACCTTCGCGGTCACCGCGGCATTGAACAGCCTGACGCTAGGGGTTGCCGGCGTTGCGTTGTTCATCAGCCAGCTGACCTTGAGCCAGCGCCGCCTGGGGCAGTTGGCGCCGTTGTGGGCGTTGGGTGTGCCACGGCGCTGGCTGGCCTGGCTGAGCCTGGGGCAAACGCTGATGCTCAGTTGCTTCACCGTGCTGCTGGCGATACCCCTGGGCCTGCTGCTGGCCTGGTGCCTGGTGGCGGTGGTGAACGTGCAGGCGTTCGGTTGGCGGTTGCCTTGGCATGTATTTACCGGGCAGCTGGTGCAACTGGCGGTATTAGGTCTGTTGACCAGCCTGCTGGCCAGCGCCTGGCCGTTATGGCAGCTGGCACGCAGCCAGCCAAGCGCAC harbors:
- a CDS encoding ABC transporter permease translates to MISLRTTLQALCSHWWRHRLQCISIFTGLWLATALWSGVQALNTQARNDYAQASAVLAGPARPQLVARSGQRFDQALYVQLRRLGWPVTPVLEGRLRLAGQQQVALRLIGIEPLGLLPGMAVAGADVQNFDLQAFVGTPGQAWVGPDTLRQLGRQPGDQVSTVDGQVLPPLTLHAQLAPGVVVVDIGQAQALLDAPGQLSWLLSDSDRPLPSDIAASLKLQPPGDDADLQRLTASFHLNLTALGLLAFVVGLFIAHAAIGLALEQRRGLIRTLRACGVSLKVLLTALALELGLFALLGGVAGVAAGYLLAALMLPDFASSLRGLYGAQVAGQLHLPAHWWLAGIAVSLFGALLAGLDSLLRAARLPLLALAQPQAWRLAQVPWLRRQGGAGAVLLMVAAGCGYLGQGLPSAFGMLAALLLAAALLLPGLLALLLGGLARVCKRPLAQWFVADSRQQLPALSLALMALLLALAASVGVGGMTEGFRRTFIGWLDQRLAADVYVTPRDSAQAQQIYARLRADRTVSAVLPSWRVDWRLQQWPVQVQGVDDHRFYRQHWPLLQQAPGAWQALADGRGAMLSEQLARRLGLAVGQALQLPGEPPQAMAVVGIYADYGNPKGHVLVNADWLRRHAPAASLAGLSLLVPPERVAALKDELQQRYALDDNQVVEQARLKAWSSEVFSRTFAVTAALNSLTLGVAGVALFISQLTLSQRRLGQLAPLWALGVPRRWLAWLSLGQTLMLSCFTVLLAIPLGLLLAWCLVAVVNVQAFGWRLPWHVFTGQLVQLAVLGLLTSLLASAWPLWQLARSQPSALLRQFADES
- a CDS encoding ABC transporter ATP-binding protein; amino-acid sequence: MLVVENLRKSFATAQGPLEVLRGVDLSLDRGSSLALMGESGSGKSTLLHLLAGLDRADSGRILIDGQPLDNRGEAALARWRRESIGLVFQQYNLISSLDVAANLAFQARLAGRHDPAWVTHLARRLGLAPLLQRYPEQLSGGQQQRVAIGRALASRPLLLLADEPTGSLDEASSDEVLALLLQLVNEAGSSVLMVTHSQRLAARLQRRCMLQMGRVQG